In a single window of the Olivibacter sp. SDN3 genome:
- a CDS encoding YfhO family protein, translating to MKNWFNRNAVHFAIIGIFIAICFVYFSPAWQGKVLIQSDVTQAQAMQKEIMDFKKEDGKGPLWTNAMFGGMPSYQIWVYFPKNIGTHIMAGIKGAVPYPIDVVLLYLLGAYLLFNVLRVRPWLAAVGAIAFAFTSYNFIYIEAGHASKAYAIALFAPVVAGILLTLRGKYLLGASVLALSLALQIRVNHIQTTYYLFIALLILLGIELYHAIKEKKLQAFFKAFACMSGAAVLALAVNAGLLWTTYEYSQESIRGKSNISSDTKGSAQSGVSREYAYAWSQGVGESITFLIPDAYGGATNRKLSPNANLVKLLMSRGLSAEQAMNAGIPIYWGDKPLPVGTAGPWYFGAAVLFLFVLGLFIVKGRMKWWLLGATLLSICLSWGRHFPLISDLFFDYFPLYNKFRAVESTLVVASFLIPILAVLAVNEIIQRGKNIEKLDKKIIYSFSILGGIAFFVWALPELFFSFQTNDHQQWVQSLGQQVQDNGFAQEIANALVQDRIGMARSDAFRSLIFVLLAAGVTWMLAKNKLKAQTAIIALGVLIAVDLWSVDRRYLNKESFVEQSQAQQAFFKAREVDNLVLMDKSEDYRVLDLTVDPFNNASPSYFHKNIGGYHAAKLMRYQELLERQFGKSINEDVLDMLNTRYLITNNREGTSESIRRRDQAAGNAWFVDRVTFVKNNEEEMNAIDSFDPKKEAFIHEEFKGKIDEKRLGKASNASIDLTSYRPDHLIYEYSAPNDVMAVFSEVWYDKGWKAFVDGNEVPILRANYVLRAAQLPGGNHQVEFKFEPKSYFMGENISLVASLVLILALAFAIWRENRTVKR from the coding sequence ATGAAGAATTGGTTCAACCGAAACGCAGTCCATTTTGCCATTATAGGCATTTTTATCGCTATTTGTTTTGTTTATTTTTCTCCTGCATGGCAAGGTAAAGTGCTTATACAGAGTGATGTTACTCAAGCTCAAGCTATGCAGAAGGAAATCATGGATTTCAAAAAGGAAGATGGGAAAGGTCCGCTTTGGACGAATGCTATGTTTGGCGGAATGCCGTCTTATCAGATATGGGTTTATTTTCCAAAAAATATAGGTACCCATATTATGGCAGGAATTAAAGGTGCTGTGCCTTATCCTATTGACGTAGTGTTATTGTATCTTCTGGGGGCCTATCTGCTTTTTAATGTACTACGGGTAAGGCCCTGGTTGGCGGCGGTGGGCGCTATAGCTTTTGCTTTTACATCTTATAACTTTATCTATATCGAAGCTGGTCATGCGAGTAAGGCCTATGCAATAGCCCTGTTTGCTCCGGTAGTTGCCGGTATATTGCTAACATTGAGGGGTAAATATTTACTGGGCGCATCGGTCCTGGCCTTATCCTTGGCGTTGCAAATTAGGGTGAATCATATTCAAACCACTTATTACTTGTTTATTGCCCTGTTGATTTTACTGGGTATAGAGTTATATCACGCTATTAAAGAAAAAAAGCTGCAGGCATTCTTCAAAGCATTTGCCTGCATGTCGGGGGCGGCTGTCTTGGCTCTCGCAGTAAACGCTGGCCTACTATGGACCACCTATGAATATAGCCAGGAGTCTATCCGTGGAAAATCCAATATCTCTTCCGATACCAAAGGTTCTGCACAGTCTGGTGTAAGTCGCGAATATGCTTACGCATGGAGTCAGGGGGTTGGAGAGAGTATCACCTTTTTAATTCCGGATGCTTATGGAGGTGCTACTAATAGAAAGTTAAGTCCTAATGCTAATCTGGTGAAATTGCTGATGAGTAGGGGGCTTTCTGCCGAACAGGCCATGAACGCAGGCATTCCTATTTATTGGGGAGACAAACCTCTTCCCGTGGGAACCGCAGGTCCATGGTACTTCGGTGCTGCGGTGCTGTTTCTCTTTGTGTTAGGATTGTTTATAGTGAAGGGCCGGATGAAATGGTGGCTATTGGGAGCAACCTTACTGAGTATCTGCTTATCCTGGGGGAGACATTTTCCGTTGATATCCGATCTGTTTTTCGATTATTTCCCACTCTACAATAAATTCCGAGCGGTGGAGTCTACCTTGGTCGTAGCGTCTTTTTTAATTCCCATATTAGCAGTGCTGGCCGTCAACGAAATTATACAGCGCGGCAAAAATATCGAAAAGCTTGATAAAAAGATTATCTACTCTTTTAGCATCCTTGGTGGTATTGCCTTCTTCGTTTGGGCTTTGCCTGAATTGTTTTTCAGTTTCCAAACAAACGATCATCAGCAATGGGTGCAGTCTTTGGGGCAACAGGTACAGGATAACGGTTTTGCACAGGAAATCGCCAATGCCCTTGTGCAAGATCGAATCGGTATGGCTCGCAGTGATGCCTTCCGCTCACTGATCTTTGTTTTACTTGCTGCCGGTGTGACATGGATGCTTGCCAAAAATAAACTGAAAGCGCAAACAGCGATTATTGCTTTAGGTGTATTGATTGCTGTAGACCTTTGGTCTGTTGATAGACGTTACCTGAATAAAGAAAGTTTCGTTGAACAATCACAGGCACAGCAAGCATTTTTTAAAGCAAGAGAGGTTGATAACCTCGTTCTTATGGATAAAAGTGAAGATTACCGTGTGCTTGATTTAACTGTTGATCCGTTTAACAACGCTTCTCCTTCTTACTTCCATAAAAATATTGGCGGTTATCATGCCGCCAAACTCATGCGCTACCAGGAATTATTGGAAAGGCAGTTTGGGAAATCGATCAATGAGGACGTATTGGATATGTTGAATACCCGCTATCTCATAACCAATAATAGGGAGGGTACTTCGGAGAGTATTAGAAGAAGAGACCAAGCAGCAGGAAATGCATGGTTTGTAGACCGGGTAACCTTCGTGAAGAATAATGAGGAAGAAATGAATGCGATCGATAGCTTCGATCCCAAAAAGGAAGCGTTTATTCATGAAGAGTTTAAAGGTAAGATCGACGAAAAGCGATTAGGTAAGGCATCAAATGCCAGCATTGACTTGACAAGCTATCGGCCGGATCATTTGATATATGAATATTCTGCTCCTAATGATGTAATGGCGGTATTTTCTGAAGTATGGTACGACAAAGGATGGAAAGCATTTGTCGACGGAAATGAAGTGCCCATTTTACGGGCCAATTATGTGCTCAGGGCAGCGCAACTACCTGGAGGAAACCACCAGGTGGAGTTTAAATTTGAGCCAAAATCTTATTTCATGGGCGAGAATATTTCCCTTGTCGCATCTCTCGTGTTGATTTTAGCGCTGGCTTTTGCCATATGGCGAGAGAATCGTACAGTAAAACGGTAA
- a CDS encoding glycosyltransferase family 2 protein: MSHTSNFQPVLSIITIVYNNVTDIERTIRSIVAQDYPHIEYIVVDGASTDGTLEIIYNYQKHIAKVLSEKDEGIYDAMNKGLRLADGDYILFMNSGDELYAPNTVSSVFQTASDADIYYGETEMIDEKGVSLGRRRHKAPEKFTWKSFKYGMSISHQAIYIKKTICGFYDTRYQLSADIDWILTAAKKADHIVNTHRYVAKYLVGGMSKKRHFKSLKERFHILTKHYGLMSNLLNHLVITFNLACYYSKHGKTND, from the coding sequence ATGAGCCATACGTCAAATTTCCAACCTGTATTAAGTATTATAACTATTGTTTACAACAATGTAACTGATATCGAACGAACGATTCGTTCCATAGTTGCACAGGACTATCCACACATCGAGTATATCGTTGTAGATGGTGCTTCTACTGACGGCACGCTGGAAATTATCTATAACTATCAAAAACACATCGCCAAAGTCCTTAGCGAAAAAGACGAGGGCATATACGATGCGATGAACAAAGGCCTTAGGTTGGCCGATGGAGACTATATATTATTTATGAATTCCGGAGACGAGTTATATGCACCAAATACGGTCAGCAGTGTTTTCCAAACAGCATCCGACGCAGATATTTATTATGGAGAAACAGAGATGATTGATGAAAAAGGTGTAAGCTTGGGACGAAGACGGCATAAGGCCCCCGAAAAGTTTACCTGGAAAAGTTTTAAATATGGGATGTCTATCAGTCACCAAGCCATTTACATAAAAAAAACCATATGTGGCTTTTACGATACCCGTTACCAGTTAAGCGCCGATATAGACTGGATTTTGACTGCGGCCAAAAAAGCTGATCATATTGTAAATACCCATCGCTATGTAGCCAAATATTTAGTGGGAGGAATGTCTAAAAAGCGGCACTTTAAAAGTTTAAAAGAACGATTTCATATCTTAACCAAACATTATGGTCTAATGTCCAACCTCCTAAACCACCTTGTTATTACTTTTAATCTCGCCTGCTATTATAGCAAACATGGGAAGACCAACGATTAA
- a CDS encoding DUF5672 family protein — MVSPKKEIRHMTVAVVIPIYKELAEVNERYSFWQCTEVLVNHPIILAVPASLNTSYYEALTEKPLHIVRFDDAYFKNINTYSKLLTSKHFYRRFDTYDFILLYQLDAWVFKDELAHWTTQGYDYIGAPWLEPPPISSGKKPIINLSKWLNNKVGNGGLSLRKVKSHIKWCWWVSFVFRLLPKNEDMLWTLFVPFKKPDIKTALSFAFERNPGKSFVLTEKRLPFGCHAWEKYESDFWRKYIKKH, encoded by the coding sequence ATGGTTTCACCTAAAAAAGAAATTCGACATATGACCGTCGCTGTGGTAATTCCTATCTATAAAGAACTCGCGGAAGTCAATGAGCGGTATTCTTTTTGGCAGTGTACCGAAGTGTTGGTAAATCACCCCATCATCTTGGCTGTTCCGGCATCACTGAACACCTCTTATTATGAGGCGTTGACAGAAAAGCCACTGCATATTGTACGTTTCGACGACGCCTATTTTAAAAACATCAATACGTACAGTAAATTACTGACCAGCAAGCATTTTTATCGCAGATTTGATACTTATGATTTTATATTGTTGTACCAATTGGATGCCTGGGTATTTAAGGATGAGTTAGCTCATTGGACCACGCAGGGATACGACTACATAGGTGCCCCTTGGTTGGAACCACCTCCCATCAGCTCCGGAAAGAAACCCATTATCAATTTATCGAAGTGGTTGAACAATAAAGTAGGTAATGGAGGTCTATCCTTAAGAAAAGTAAAAAGCCATATAAAATGGTGCTGGTGGGTTAGTTTCGTGTTCCGGTTATTACCAAAAAATGAAGATATGCTGTGGACGCTTTTCGTACCTTTTAAAAAGCCAGACATAAAAACGGCATTATCATTTGCTTTCGAAAGAAATCCCGGTAAATCCTTTGTGCTTACCGAAAAACGACTGCCTTTCGGCTGCCACGCTTGGGAGAAATATGAAAGTGATTTCTGGAGAAAATATATAAAAAAACATTAA
- a CDS encoding glycosyltransferase has translation MQHLAPIALFVYNRPEHTRRTINYLQANVLAEESRLFIFSDAAKTPSDQEQVNEIRAFAVQISGFKSVKLINREQNLGLAASIISGVSQLVNEYGKVIVFEDDLLSSPYTLTYFNEALKRYAQTEQVMQVAAYMFPLKNSSALPETFFLRSTSSWGWATWKRAWDHFDPDIEHLYKQFDKKKIYRFTVDGTMNYWKQLLDFRNKRNNSWAIRWHATVFLKEGLVLYPAKSLIENIGHDGSGVHSIIEDTYQVHPSRKEISSYPDSVQENPQVVEAIKYFFKHRKGSWMKRGKKYIINQWFHLKKKFDI, from the coding sequence ATGCAGCACTTGGCCCCCATTGCTTTATTTGTATACAATCGCCCGGAGCACACCCGACGGACGATTAACTATCTTCAAGCTAATGTATTGGCGGAAGAATCCCGTCTATTTATTTTCTCAGATGCGGCAAAAACACCAAGTGATCAAGAGCAGGTAAACGAAATAAGGGCATTTGCTGTACAAATTAGCGGCTTTAAGTCGGTAAAGCTCATTAATCGGGAGCAAAATTTAGGGCTGGCGGCGTCGATTATTTCAGGTGTTAGCCAGTTAGTTAATGAATATGGTAAAGTTATTGTTTTTGAAGACGATCTACTTTCATCCCCCTATACACTGACTTACTTCAATGAGGCGCTTAAGCGCTATGCTCAAACGGAGCAAGTGATGCAAGTTGCGGCTTATATGTTTCCCTTAAAAAACAGTTCAGCGCTACCTGAAACTTTCTTTTTGCGTTCTACGAGCAGCTGGGGCTGGGCCACCTGGAAAAGAGCATGGGACCATTTTGACCCGGATATCGAGCATCTGTATAAACAATTTGATAAGAAAAAAATTTATCGCTTCACGGTAGATGGCACTATGAATTACTGGAAACAGTTGTTGGATTTCAGAAACAAAAGGAATAATTCGTGGGCAATCAGGTGGCATGCTACGGTTTTTCTAAAAGAAGGTCTGGTATTATACCCCGCCAAATCATTGATAGAAAATATTGGACATGACGGTTCTGGCGTACATTCGATCATCGAAGACACCTACCAGGTACATCCGTCGAGGAAAGAAATCTCGTCTTATCCGGACAGTGTACAAGAAAACCCACAGGTGGTGGAAGCTATTAAATATTTTTTCAAACACCGTAAAGGTTCGTGGATGAAGAGAGGTAAAAAATATATCATCAATCAATGGTTTCACCTAAAAAAGAAATTCGACATATGA
- a CDS encoding oligosaccharide flippase family protein, translating into MNLIKKQGIFNSIALNLGTALAFVNLAVVFQRSLTLEEIGFYNILISVVILYTQFATLGISNVITRFLPIFRTADKKHHGFASYVFIICTVTFTLFSVFFFILKDEVIAWKATDDAASLMDTYYPYFFPIAVCATLFLIQESFARTVFKTILPSFLREVVLRLFSTFGAILMLFGYLGYKGFIDLYLMGNILILLIVTGYTYRIKTYRFGAIEAPVKKEYTHMLRFGFYSMLGGSSFALLQHLDILILKVFTGEAMVGIYATFFSMAQIIALPSRALNITSYQIIANAWKENDLTKIDKIYKKTTVIQCLAGCLLLVGLIVNRDSILTLLKKPEYPAYFDLLIIVGLAFLVDAAGGINQAIIGFSKHYRLVMLFMLAAAVLCAILNLLLIPRLGLEGAAYSYLLTMLFNNFSFWLYLKVRYHMQPFNGKILLIILTAAISLILGMVIPSMPHFLIDICVRSGIVTLMFGILTYLFRISPDVNEMIDQYILRKTT; encoded by the coding sequence ATGAATTTGATCAAGAAGCAGGGTATATTCAATAGTATTGCGCTTAACTTAGGTACCGCATTGGCTTTTGTGAACCTCGCGGTGGTGTTTCAACGAAGCTTAACTCTAGAAGAAATCGGCTTTTATAATATCCTGATCTCTGTTGTCATTCTATACACACAATTTGCCACATTGGGTATCAGCAACGTGATTACCCGTTTTCTGCCTATTTTTAGAACAGCCGATAAAAAACATCATGGTTTCGCCAGTTATGTTTTTATCATCTGCACTGTTACTTTTACCCTTTTCAGTGTTTTCTTTTTTATCTTAAAAGATGAAGTAATTGCGTGGAAAGCCACAGATGACGCAGCATCGTTGATGGACACCTATTACCCCTACTTTTTCCCCATCGCCGTTTGCGCCACGTTGTTCTTAATACAGGAATCATTTGCACGTACGGTCTTTAAAACCATCTTACCGTCTTTCTTGAGAGAAGTGGTGTTACGCCTGTTCAGTACATTTGGAGCTATCTTAATGTTATTCGGTTACCTGGGGTATAAAGGTTTCATTGACTTATACCTTATGGGAAATATCTTAATTCTACTGATCGTTACCGGCTATACCTACCGGATAAAGACTTATCGGTTTGGAGCAATAGAAGCCCCTGTAAAAAAGGAGTATACCCATATGCTCCGATTTGGTTTTTATTCGATGTTAGGTGGTAGCTCTTTTGCGCTTTTACAACATTTAGACATCCTGATACTAAAAGTTTTTACCGGCGAGGCAATGGTAGGGATTTACGCTACCTTTTTTTCTATGGCGCAAATCATCGCTCTTCCGTCGCGGGCATTGAACATTACGTCCTATCAAATCATTGCTAATGCCTGGAAAGAAAATGACCTAACGAAGATTGATAAAATTTATAAAAAAACCACTGTTATTCAATGCTTAGCGGGATGTTTACTCCTCGTGGGACTTATTGTCAACCGCGATAGCATTTTGACGCTATTAAAAAAACCAGAATACCCGGCCTATTTTGATCTCTTGATTATTGTTGGTTTGGCCTTTCTAGTTGACGCCGCCGGAGGCATTAACCAAGCGATCATCGGTTTCTCCAAACATTACCGGCTGGTGATGCTTTTTATGTTAGCTGCTGCTGTATTATGTGCGATCTTGAACTTACTGTTGATCCCGAGACTTGGCCTGGAGGGCGCTGCCTATAGTTATCTCTTGACCATGCTTTTTAACAATTTTAGTTTTTGGTTGTACCTCAAAGTAAGATACCATATGCAACCATTCAATGGTAAAATTTTACTGATCATCCTAACGGCAGCTATCAGTCTGATCTTGGGAATGGTGATACCATCCATGCCTCATTTCTTAATCGATATATGCGTTCGATCAGGAATCGTAACCCTCATGTTTGGTATATTAACATATTTATTCCGAATTTCACCGGATGTAAACGAAATGATCGATCAATATATTTTAAGAAAAACCACATAG
- a CDS encoding glycosyltransferase yields the protein MDVFKLCIIKPNKSSYSETFIQTQIDLLQGEKHVLYGGDFPLYKPDGTFLIRRRLGILIYLFQKRLLRKKDIPVRNDALISYLKTNRIAVVLAEYGTVGAMVAKACRAAQVPLVIHFHGVDAHRYRLLDEFKPFYKEAFTYAAAIIAVSGDMRDNLIKLGADPGKVHLIPYGVNTDLFQQVRPSANLHFLSVGRLVEKKAPLTTIAAFDQVVTRFPNAQLRMVGDGPLLKPAKALVKQLGIQENVIFTGVLQRQAILALMSDTYCYVQHSVTAADGDMEGTPNTILEASAVGLPIISTKHAGIKEAVTEGVTGFLVDEYDEQGMADRMIAIASSREMAEKLGEAARQHMLKHYHISEQIAKLQSILQQATQR from the coding sequence ATGGATGTTTTCAAACTGTGCATTATTAAACCCAACAAATCCAGTTACTCTGAAACCTTTATCCAAACGCAAATAGATTTGCTTCAAGGCGAAAAGCATGTGCTCTATGGCGGTGATTTCCCCTTATACAAACCAGATGGCACCTTTTTAATTCGGCGCCGTTTAGGCATCTTAATTTATCTCTTTCAAAAGCGGTTACTTCGGAAGAAGGATATTCCCGTCAGAAACGATGCTTTGATCAGTTATTTAAAAACCAACCGAATAGCTGTTGTTCTTGCAGAATACGGAACTGTTGGGGCGATGGTTGCCAAAGCCTGTAGGGCAGCACAAGTGCCGCTGGTTATACACTTTCATGGGGTAGATGCCCATAGATATCGCTTGCTGGACGAGTTCAAGCCTTTCTATAAGGAAGCTTTCACCTATGCCGCAGCTATTATTGCGGTATCTGGTGATATGCGTGACAACCTGATCAAGCTGGGGGCCGATCCGGGCAAGGTACATTTAATCCCCTATGGTGTCAATACTGACCTATTCCAGCAAGTTAGGCCTTCTGCCAATCTTCATTTTCTATCTGTTGGCAGACTGGTAGAAAAGAAAGCCCCGTTAACTACGATAGCTGCTTTTGACCAGGTTGTTACGCGTTTCCCGAACGCCCAGTTACGGATGGTGGGAGACGGACCGCTCTTAAAGCCGGCAAAAGCACTGGTTAAGCAATTAGGTATACAGGAAAACGTTATCTTTACCGGAGTTTTGCAGCGGCAGGCAATTCTAGCGTTAATGAGCGATACGTACTGTTACGTTCAACATTCGGTAACTGCCGCCGATGGCGATATGGAAGGAACACCCAACACCATTTTGGAAGCCTCAGCGGTAGGACTACCCATTATCAGCACTAAACATGCCGGCATTAAAGAAGCGGTTACGGAAGGTGTAACGGGCTTTCTGGTGGATGAATACGATGAACAAGGTATGGCAGACCGTATGATAGCGATAGCTTCTTCCCGTGAAATGGCTGAAAAACTGGGGGAGGCAGCAAGACAGCATATGTTAAAGCATTATCATATCTCGGAGCAAATAGCCAAACTCCAATCCATTTTACAGCAGGCTACACAACGATAA
- a CDS encoding bifunctional 2-polyprenyl-6-hydroxyphenol methylase/3-demethylubiquinol 3-O-methyltransferase UbiG translates to MSEPLKEEAIVSYYNTVVQTKLHNYLYGNPRVDEAWKTIVNYKPTPSRPLRILEVGCGVGAICHRMHEKWPTASITGIDISSRSIEIANKLFSNSKTKFIEGILTPDTVDGKFDLIIFMDVYEHIAVADRPVVHAAIKKLLDNKGRLILSVPTPHNLKWSAVHKPETMQPVDEHISLAVINTLALDTDTEVLLYQIKDIWNVGDYAHIVFEKNNDFEQAFFNPKPVSIGYKVIRGIKRVRQQVLGKIRESKAKRKLG, encoded by the coding sequence ATGTCTGAGCCATTAAAAGAAGAAGCTATTGTCTCTTATTATAATACGGTTGTCCAAACGAAACTCCATAACTATCTCTATGGTAATCCTCGAGTAGATGAAGCATGGAAAACCATCGTTAACTATAAGCCAACCCCCTCCAGGCCGTTGAGAATTTTGGAGGTAGGCTGCGGGGTCGGTGCTATTTGCCATCGTATGCATGAGAAATGGCCAACTGCTAGCATCACCGGGATAGATATCAGCTCACGCTCCATAGAAATTGCCAATAAGCTTTTTTCAAATAGTAAAACTAAATTTATTGAAGGTATATTAACACCCGATACGGTGGATGGAAAGTTTGATCTCATCATTTTTATGGATGTTTATGAACATATTGCGGTAGCGGATAGACCTGTAGTACATGCTGCCATCAAAAAATTACTGGACAATAAGGGCCGTCTGATCCTATCAGTACCCACTCCCCATAATCTAAAATGGTCTGCCGTACATAAACCTGAGACCATGCAGCCAGTTGATGAACACATATCGCTTGCAGTTATCAACACTTTGGCCCTGGACACCGACACTGAAGTGCTTTTATATCAAATAAAAGACATTTGGAATGTGGGTGATTATGCGCATATTGTATTTGAAAAAAATAACGATTTTGAACAAGCTTTTTTTAATCCTAAACCAGTAAGTATAGGTTATAAGGTTATCCGGGGAATCAAACGAGTTCGACAGCAGGTATTAGGTAAAATAAGGGAATCGAAGGCGAAACGAAAACTAGGCTAA
- a CDS encoding class I SAM-dependent methyltransferase, with amino-acid sequence MQTNKRLKPPIFSTRYVALNKLRDETLRMVKRLSVAKNHPLTLIDFGCGEKPYYDIINPLVDQYIGVDLSINPLADHHIDLDSKTTLPDQSADIILSNQVLEHVDSPEGYLKEAWRLLKPGGTLILSTHGYWYYHPTPNDYWRWTSAGLRKLIEEQHFDIDQFIGLLGLSASGLQLFQDALTNKLPKFLHGITAVVMQSMIYLFDKIHTQQQRNRDASIYVVFAKKAL; translated from the coding sequence ATGCAAACGAACAAACGATTAAAACCTCCTATTTTCTCTACAAGGTATGTAGCCTTAAATAAACTACGTGACGAAACACTACGCATGGTTAAACGCCTGTCTGTCGCAAAAAATCATCCATTAACACTTATCGATTTCGGTTGTGGCGAAAAGCCCTATTACGATATCATTAATCCACTAGTTGATCAGTATATTGGTGTTGATCTATCCATTAATCCCTTAGCAGACCACCATATTGATCTTGATAGTAAAACAACACTACCGGATCAATCTGCAGATATTATATTATCCAACCAAGTCTTGGAGCATGTCGATTCGCCGGAAGGGTATTTGAAAGAGGCCTGGCGGTTGCTGAAACCTGGAGGAACACTTATTTTATCAACCCATGGCTATTGGTATTACCACCCTACCCCCAATGATTATTGGCGGTGGACAAGTGCCGGCCTAAGAAAGTTAATCGAGGAGCAACATTTTGATATTGACCAGTTTATAGGTTTATTAGGTCTATCGGCCAGTGGGCTCCAACTGTTCCAAGATGCCCTGACAAATAAACTACCTAAATTCCTACATGGTATAACAGCCGTTGTTATGCAGAGCATGATTTATTTATTCGATAAGATACACACGCAGCAGCAGCGTAACCGAGATGCCTCAATTTATGTTGTTTTTGCAAAAAAAGCCCTTTAA
- the typA gene encoding translational GTPase TypA — MQKIRNIAIIAHVDHGKTTLVDKILHFTNLFRENEQTGELILDNNDLERERGITIVSKNVAVRYQDVKINIIDTPGHADFGGEVERVLKMADGVILLVDAFEGPMPQTRFVTQKALGLGLKPIVVVNKVDKENCRPEEVYEQVFELFFNLDATEEQLDFPVLYGSSKMGWMSTDWKQPTEDFTALLEAILEHIPSAPYNEGTLQMQITSLDYSSFVGRIAIGRVARGVVKENQPISLMKRDGKVVKSRVKELYTFEGLGKVKVQEVSAGDICAVVGIEGFEIGDTIADFENPEQLEVIHIDEPTMNMLFTINNSPFFGKEGKYVTSRHLHDRLQKEMEKNLALKVLPTDSADAFLVYGRGILHLSVLIETMRREGYELQVGQPQVILKEIDGVKCEPIETLVVDVPAEVSGKVIELVTQRKGELLIMETKGDMQHLEFEIPSRGIIGLRNNVLTATAGEAVMAHRIKDYQPWKGSIPGRLAGVLVSMEKGQTTAYSIDKLQDRGRFFVDPGVDIYEGQIVGEHTRDNDLVVNIVKGKQLTNMRASGSDDNTRIAPAIKFSLEEAMEYIQADEYIEVTPQHVRLRKIYLTENERKVNAKKFQ; from the coding sequence ATGCAGAAAATTAGAAACATTGCGATCATCGCACACGTTGACCATGGAAAAACGACCTTGGTTGACAAAATTTTACACTTCACGAATCTATTTCGTGAAAATGAGCAAACCGGAGAACTCATACTCGACAATAACGATCTAGAGCGTGAGCGCGGTATTACGATTGTATCTAAAAACGTTGCTGTACGTTATCAAGATGTTAAAATAAATATTATTGACACCCCTGGTCACGCCGATTTCGGAGGTGAGGTTGAACGTGTCTTAAAAATGGCTGATGGTGTAATACTCTTAGTAGACGCTTTTGAAGGCCCTATGCCCCAAACCCGTTTTGTAACCCAAAAAGCTTTAGGTTTAGGTCTGAAACCCATTGTGGTCGTTAATAAGGTAGATAAGGAAAACTGCCGCCCGGAGGAAGTTTATGAGCAGGTTTTTGAATTGTTCTTCAACCTCGATGCTACCGAAGAACAATTGGATTTCCCTGTATTATACGGTTCATCAAAAATGGGTTGGATGTCAACCGACTGGAAACAGCCTACAGAAGATTTCACTGCTTTACTAGAAGCTATTTTGGAACATATTCCGTCTGCGCCTTATAACGAGGGAACTTTACAGATGCAAATTACTTCCTTAGATTATTCGTCTTTTGTGGGACGGATTGCCATTGGACGTGTGGCAAGAGGTGTCGTCAAAGAAAATCAGCCTATTTCACTAATGAAACGTGACGGCAAGGTTGTAAAATCTCGCGTAAAAGAGCTTTATACTTTCGAAGGTTTAGGTAAAGTAAAAGTACAGGAAGTATCAGCGGGCGATATCTGCGCGGTAGTAGGAATAGAAGGATTTGAGATTGGTGACACTATAGCAGATTTTGAAAACCCTGAACAGCTGGAGGTGATCCACATTGATGAGCCCACGATGAATATGCTATTCACGATCAACAATTCACCTTTCTTTGGAAAAGAAGGCAAATATGTTACTTCCCGTCATTTGCATGACCGCTTGCAAAAGGAGATGGAGAAAAACCTAGCGTTAAAAGTACTTCCTACGGATTCTGCCGATGCTTTTTTAGTATACGGAAGAGGTATTCTGCATTTGTCTGTTCTCATCGAAACCATGCGTAGGGAAGGTTATGAATTGCAGGTGGGCCAGCCACAGGTTATCTTAAAAGAGATTGATGGTGTTAAATGCGAACCGATTGAAACCTTGGTGGTAGATGTGCCTGCTGAGGTGTCGGGTAAAGTCATCGAGTTGGTTACTCAACGTAAAGGCGAGTTACTCATTATGGAAACAAAAGGTGACATGCAGCATTTGGAGTTTGAAATTCCTTCACGGGGTATTATTGGTTTAAGAAACAATGTACTTACGGCAACTGCCGGTGAAGCCGTTATGGCCCATCGTATCAAAGATTATCAACCATGGAAGGGATCTATTCCTGGCCGTTTGGCAGGCGTTCTGGTTTCTATGGAAAAAGGGCAAACAACTGCTTACTCTATTGATAAGTTGCAGGACAGAGGTCGTTTCTTTGTTGATCCGGGAGTAGATATCTATGAAGGTCAGATTGTGGGAGAGCACACACGAGATAATGACTTAGTAGTGAATATCGTGAAAGGTAAGCAGCTGACAAACATGCGCGCTTCGGGCAGTGATGACAATACCCGTATTGCACCCGCCATTAAATTCTCTTTAGAGGAAGCCATGGAATATATCCAGGCGGATGAGTACATCGAGGTAACGCCTCAGCATGTTCGTTTACGCAAGATATATCTTACAGAAAATGAGCGTAAAGTAAACGCTAAGAAATTTCAATAA